A window of Candidatus Margulisiibacteriota bacterium contains these coding sequences:
- a CDS encoding transcriptional repressor has protein sequence MVKTRNYSKKREAILSAIRLTKTHPSARWVYEQVKPRLPDISLGTVYRNIKVCREEGLLASVGVVNNEERFDGVVKPHPHAICTNCGSIIDVQYAPPAGQPSLNGFAIDSSRTVFYGVCAKCSGQKKGWFKKFKRLGSLARNFGNK, from the coding sequence ATGGTCAAAACACGAAATTACAGTAAAAAAAGAGAAGCGATTTTGTCGGCGATCCGCTTGACCAAAACTCACCCAAGCGCGCGCTGGGTCTACGAGCAGGTCAAGCCCCGGCTGCCGGATATTTCGCTGGGAACCGTGTACCGCAATATCAAAGTCTGCCGCGAGGAAGGCTTGCTGGCTTCGGTCGGCGTGGTAAACAACGAAGAGCGTTTTGACGGCGTAGTCAAACCGCACCCGCACGCGATCTGCACCAACTGCGGCAGCATCATAGACGTCCAGTACGCTCCGCCGGCTGGTCAGCCGAGCCTGAACGGATTTGCGATCGACAGCAGCCGCACTGTTTTTTATGGCGTCTGCGCGAAATGTAGCGGACAGAAAAAAGGCTGGTTTAAAAAATTTAAGCGTCTCGGCTCTTTGGCCAGGAATTTTGGTAATAAATAA
- a CDS encoding rubredoxin: MAKYVCSVCGYVYDPAQNNNIAFEDLPDDWVCPQCGVGKDQFDKV, encoded by the coding sequence ATGGCTAAATACGTTTGCTCAGTCTGCGGCTATGTTTATGATCCGGCGCAAAACAACAATATCGCCTTTGAGGATCTGCCGGACGACTGGGTGTGTCCACAGTGCGGTGTCGGCAAAGACCAGTTTGATAAAGTTTAA